In a single window of the Campylobacter fetus subsp. testudinum 03-427 genome:
- the dctA2 gene encoding C4-dicarboxylate transport protein (Pfam match to PF00375.14 SDF), translating into MNSTVSKNKQSIFVRTVTNLAFWVVIGIVLGIATGVISPELGEASKPGIDWFIKILKWMIGPIIFLTIVSGIIGLDSLKEVGSIGFKGFVYFEVVSTIALAVGIGSALFFQPGVGMNLDINALDPSSVEKYVKDPKEIGSTLAILKSAIPSDPITPFIKANTLQVLFMALVTAIVLSILPSHYKKSCMKPLEFAQHYVLKILAWFMWLSPIAAYSAMAYLIGKFGLSSLFGMIQLLAVMAAACLIFIFVILGAICYMAKVNIFKFMRFIAKEVLIVFATSSSEIALGPLMKKLEAAGISRGCVGLIVPTGYSFNLDCTNIYLSMSVIFLAQAFNIDLSFTHLLSILIILMITSKGAVGVTGSGFIVLAGTFGALHDVIPVVTVAVLLGVDKFMSEMRAVGNLCGNSVACLIVAIWDKKIDMEKFRYALDHPDEFSFN; encoded by the coding sequence TTGAATTCCACTGTTTCTAAAAACAAACAGTCAATTTTTGTAAGAACAGTTACAAACCTTGCTTTTTGGGTTGTTATAGGTATAGTTTTGGGTATTGCTACTGGTGTTATATCACCAGAACTAGGTGAGGCTTCAAAACCAGGAATCGACTGGTTCATCAAAATTTTAAAATGGATGATCGGTCCTATTATATTTTTAACTATAGTATCTGGAATTATAGGTCTTGATAGTTTAAAAGAAGTAGGTAGTATAGGTTTTAAAGGTTTTGTGTATTTTGAAGTAGTTAGTACGATAGCACTTGCTGTTGGTATCGGTTCTGCTCTATTTTTCCAACCAGGAGTTGGAATGAATCTTGATATAAACGCTCTTGATCCATCTAGTGTTGAAAAATACGTAAAAGATCCAAAAGAGATCGGCTCGACTCTTGCTATTTTAAAAAGCGCTATTCCCTCAGATCCTATAACGCCTTTTATAAAAGCAAATACCTTGCAAGTTCTTTTTATGGCTTTGGTGACTGCTATAGTTTTATCTATTTTACCAAGTCATTATAAAAAAAGTTGTATGAAGCCACTTGAGTTTGCTCAACACTATGTTCTAAAGATATTGGCATGGTTTATGTGGTTAAGTCCTATTGCTGCTTATTCTGCTATGGCATATTTGATAGGTAAGTTTGGTTTGTCGTCTCTGTTTGGAATGATCCAACTGCTTGCTGTTATGGCTGCGGCGTGTCTTATATTTATATTTGTTATTTTAGGCGCTATATGCTATATGGCTAAGGTTAATATATTTAAATTTATGCGTTTCATAGCAAAAGAAGTTTTAATCGTATTTGCTACAAGTTCTAGCGAGATAGCCCTTGGACCTTTGATGAAAAAGCTTGAAGCTGCTGGTATATCAAGAGGTTGTGTTGGACTTATAGTTCCTACTGGATACTCTTTTAATCTGGATTGCACAAATATTTATCTCTCTATGAGTGTTATATTTTTAGCTCAAGCTTTCAATATAGATCTTAGTTTTACTCATCTTCTTAGCATACTTATCATTTTGATGATAACTTCTAAAGGCGCCGTTGGTGTAACTGGATCTGGGTTCATAGTTCTTGCAGGAACATTTGGAGCATTACACGATGTTATACCAGTTGTAACAGTTGCAGTACTGCTTGGTGTGGATAAATTTATGAGTGAGATGAGAGCTGTGGGAAATCTTTGTGGAAACTCAGTTGCTTGCCTTATAGTAGCTATCTGGGATAAAAAGATAGATATGGAAAAATTCCGTTACGCTCTAGATCATCCAGATGAGTTTAGTTTTAATTAA
- a CDS encoding heavy-metal-associated domain protein, putative copper metallochaperone CopZ translates to MKFVVDNIHCEKCAQTIKNSLEDDFGKIEIDLSVNPRTLRCDLQNSDKQRFKSELEDLGYKVIKEID, encoded by the coding sequence ATGAAATTTGTAGTAGATAACATACATTGCGAAAAGTGTGCGCAAACGATAAAAAATTCATTAGAAGATGATTTTGGTAAGATAGAAATAGATCTTAGCGTAAATCCACGAACGCTAAGATGTGATTTGCAAAATAGCGATAAGCAAAGATTTAAATCTGAACTAGAAGACTTAGGATATAAAGTCATAAAAGAAATAGACTAG
- the dinP gene encoding DNA polymerase IV (Pfam match to PF00817.16 IMS) — translation MFLHIDLDCFFVSASRVADPDLNGKVVAVAGGNKTDIFGDFIESGVIVSASYEARKLGIGCTMHSSIARKIYPNIIILPTNFNLYKTLSNNLFKLLLDYTDEIEKYSIDEFFLNLKGTKFENDPLNFAKTLQNRIKNELKLPSSIGISENKFIAKFATNLAKPSKIKVINDISEIQNYEIKMFPGVGKSAENFLKSHGVVYIKDAFNAQKIFEKLGKNGLVLYSRICGKSRDQIYKNRPRKSLCIARTFKEISDRKVIEKRLMVLCRYVSFEVFMLGLNPTKFELKIKYKNNQSINASVTKHSIFTQKLLETSIKELFLKYDKTSDFAITYLSVGVGGLNQKTQMSLFDIQDKKDKTISDTLAKIRLKYGVNAIKSGGEI, via the coding sequence ATGTTTTTACATATAGATTTAGACTGTTTTTTTGTTTCCGCCTCCAGAGTCGCCGATCCTGATTTAAATGGTAAAGTCGTAGCAGTAGCAGGAGGAAACAAAACAGATATATTTGGCGATTTTATAGAAAGTGGAGTTATAGTAAGTGCTAGTTATGAAGCTAGAAAACTTGGTATTGGTTGTACTATGCACTCAAGCATAGCTAGAAAAATCTATCCAAATATAATTATACTACCTACAAATTTTAATCTATACAAAACTCTTTCAAATAACCTTTTTAAGCTACTTTTAGACTATACTGATGAGATTGAAAAGTATAGCATAGACGAATTTTTTCTAAATTTAAAAGGAACTAAATTTGAAAATGATCCATTAAATTTCGCAAAAACTCTACAAAATAGAATAAAAAATGAGCTCAAACTCCCATCTAGTATAGGCATAAGTGAAAATAAATTTATAGCTAAATTCGCAACAAATTTAGCAAAACCGTCTAAAATCAAAGTTATAAACGATATTTCTGAAATACAAAACTATGAGATAAAAATGTTTCCAGGAGTTGGCAAAAGTGCTGAAAATTTCTTAAAATCTCACGGCGTCGTCTATATAAAAGATGCGTTTAACGCTCAAAAAATATTTGAAAAGCTAGGCAAAAACGGTTTAGTGCTTTATAGTAGAATTTGCGGAAAAAGCAGAGATCAAATTTACAAAAACAGACCACGAAAATCACTTTGCATAGCAAGAACTTTTAAAGAGATAAGCGATAGAAAAGTCATAGAAAAAAGGCTTATGGTGCTTTGCAGATATGTTAGTTTTGAAGTATTTATGTTAGGATTAAATCCGACTAAATTTGAACTCAAAATCAAATATAAAAACAACCAGAGCATAAATGCAAGCGTTACAAAGCACTCTATTTTCACACAAAAACTCTTAGAAACAAGTATAAAAGAGTTATTTCTCAAGTATGATAAAACGAGTGATTTTGCTATAACATATCTTAGCGTTGGCGTAGGAGGATTAAACCAAAAAACGCAAATGTCTCTTTTTGATATTCAAGATAAAAAAGATAAAACTATAAGCGATACTCTAGCAAAAATTCGGTTAAAGTATGGAGTAAATGCGATCAAAAGCGGTGGTGAGATTTAA
- the ppiB gene encoding peptidyl-prolyl cis-trans isomerase B (Pfam match to PF00160.17 Pro_isomerase) has product MREELKVYEIDKDELAKLKYAVIKTDKGDMVAELFADDAPQAVTNFATLAKSGFYDGLNFHRVIPNFVIQGGCPLGTGTGGPGWRIKCECVKQKHRHLRGSLSMAHAGRDTGGSQFFVCHSPQPHLDGAHTVFGVLVDDASKKVLDSIKQGDKIQAVEIKENL; this is encoded by the coding sequence ATGAGAGAAGAGTTAAAAGTTTATGAGATAGACAAAGACGAACTTGCAAAGCTAAAATACGCCGTGATAAAAACAGATAAAGGCGATATGGTTGCAGAGCTTTTCGCAGACGACGCACCTCAAGCCGTAACAAATTTTGCTACTTTAGCAAAAAGCGGATTTTATGATGGACTAAATTTCCATAGAGTTATACCAAATTTCGTTATCCAAGGCGGTTGTCCATTAGGTACTGGTACTGGAGGACCAGGCTGGAGGATAAAATGCGAATGCGTAAAACAAAAACATAGACATCTAAGAGGAAGTCTATCTATGGCGCATGCTGGACGCGACACCGGAGGAAGTCAGTTTTTCGTATGTCATAGCCCACAACCGCATCTTGATGGAGCTCATACAGTTTTTGGAGTATTGGTTGATGATGCAAGCAAAAAAGTTTTGGATTCTATCAAACAAGGCGATAAAATTCAAGCAGTCGAAATAAAAGAAAACTTATAA
- a CDS encoding transcriptional regulator, Crp family (Pfam matches to PF13545.2 HTH_Crp_2, and to PF00027.25 cNMP_binding) produces the protein MKTFRFYSSLSAENQKLLDDNSTFIKLDAGIELYRQGDTCPNLMFLTKGRVRVVRQHESGQSILLYYFSQGEQCNVNFTGTFNAMPAIGTAIAESDLEGYSIPTSIIAQMFIEDKAFQAYVFEQYAKRMEHMAALIEDIRFLGLDSRILHFLQSKKSKIINLSHEELADIIGTSREVISRILKSFEKNGIVKLSRKKIELV, from the coding sequence ATGAAAACTTTCCGATTTTACTCATCTCTTAGTGCTGAAAATCAAAAACTTTTAGATGATAACTCTACATTTATCAAACTAGATGCAGGGATCGAGCTTTACAGACAAGGTGATACATGCCCAAATTTGATGTTTCTTACAAAAGGTAGAGTTAGGGTGGTGCGACAGCATGAAAGTGGGCAGAGTATATTGCTATATTATTTTTCGCAAGGTGAGCAGTGTAATGTAAATTTTACCGGTACATTTAACGCTATGCCTGCCATAGGAACAGCCATTGCAGAAAGCGACTTAGAAGGATACTCCATACCTACAAGTATAATTGCTCAAATGTTTATAGAAGATAAAGCGTTTCAAGCATATGTTTTTGAACAATATGCAAAAAGAATGGAACATATGGCAGCCCTCATAGAAGATATTCGGTTCTTAGGTTTGGATTCAAGAATTTTGCACTTTTTACAGTCTAAAAAAAGCAAAATAATAAATTTATCACATGAAGAGTTAGCAGATATCATCGGTACTTCAAGAGAAGTTATCAGTAGGATACTAAAAAGCTTTGAGAAAAATGGAATAGTAAAATTATCAAGAAAAAAGATAGAACTCGTTTAG
- a CDS encoding acetyltransferase (Pfam match to PF13508.2 Acetyltransf_7), with product MIRNATKNDAKRVIELLNLAMDDIAFTLSGTTDIQISNTILEEFFISQNNRLSYENILVFEFENEVIGAICIYESKIAKELDTPFINRLKNIGIKPNITVECNTKKNELYIDSIAVDENHRGKGVAKQLIEASFLRAKELGIDLSLIVDEAKADVKNYYERVGFKPCGNKEILNHKYIYMIKEIK from the coding sequence ATGATACGAAATGCTACGAAAAATGATGCGAAAAGAGTTATAGAGTTACTAAATTTAGCAATGGACGATATAGCATTTACTCTTAGCGGCACTACGGATATTCAAATTTCAAATACTATTTTAGAAGAGTTTTTTATATCACAGAATAACCGTTTAAGCTATGAAAACATTTTAGTTTTTGAATTTGAAAATGAAGTTATAGGCGCTATTTGCATATATGAATCAAAAATAGCAAAAGAGCTTGATACTCCATTTATAAATAGACTAAAAAATATAGGAATTAAGCCAAATATTACAGTTGAATGCAATACCAAAAAAAATGAGTTATATATAGATAGTATAGCAGTTGATGAAAATCATAGAGGAAAAGGAGTGGCGAAACAACTTATAGAAGCTAGTTTTTTACGTGCAAAAGAGCTTGGTATAGATCTATCGCTTATAGTAGATGAGGCTAAAGCAGATGTTAAAAACTATTATGAGAGAGTTGGATTTAAACCTTGTGGAAATAAAGAAATTCTAAATCACAAATACATCTATATGATCAAGGAGATAAAATGA
- the dctA1 gene encoding C4-dicarboxylate transport protein (Pfam match to PF00375.14 SDF), translating into MSTVVKSQRPAFVRTITNLAFWVVLGIVLGVIVGFAWPELGVASKPGIDWFIKILKWMIGPIIFLTIVSGIIGLESLKEVGSIGFKGFVYFEVVSTIALAVGIGAAYLLQPGVGMNLDVNVLDPASVAKYVKDPKEVGSALAILKSAIPTDPITPFIKANTLQVLFMAIVTAIVLSFMPNNYKKTCMKPLEFAQHYVLKILAWFMWFSPIAAYSAMAYLIGKFGLSSLIGMIQLLAVMAVACLIFIFVVLGIICYVAKVNIFKFMRFIAKEVLVVFATSSSETALGPLMKKLEAAGISRGCVGLIIPTGYSFNLDCTNIYLSMSIIFLAQAFNIDLSFTHLLSILIILMITSKGAVGVTGSGFIVLAGTLGALHDVIPVVTVAVLLGVDKFMSEMRAVGNLCGNSVACLIVAIWDKKIDMEKFRYALDHPDEFSFHA; encoded by the coding sequence TTGAGTACTGTTGTAAAAAGTCAAAGACCAGCTTTTGTAAGAACTATAACAAATCTTGCATTTTGGGTCGTACTTGGTATCGTATTGGGTGTCATTGTAGGTTTTGCATGGCCAGAGCTTGGTGTAGCTTCAAAACCAGGAATCGACTGGTTCATCAAAATTTTAAAATGGATGATCGGTCCTATTATATTTTTGACTATCGTGTCTGGAATTATAGGTCTTGAGAGCTTAAAAGAAGTAGGTAGTATAGGTTTTAAAGGTTTTGTGTATTTTGAAGTAGTTAGTACGATAGCACTTGCTGTTGGTATCGGTGCGGCGTATCTGCTTCAGCCCGGAGTTGGAATGAATCTTGATGTAAATGTTCTTGATCCAGCTAGTGTTGCAAAATACGTAAAAGATCCAAAAGAGGTCGGATCTGCGCTTGCTATTTTAAAAAGTGCCATTCCGACAGATCCTATAACACCTTTTATAAAAGCAAATACCTTGCAAGTTCTTTTTATGGCTATCGTAACTGCAATAGTTCTATCTTTTATGCCTAATAACTATAAGAAAACTTGTATGAAACCACTTGAGTTCGCTCAACATTACGTGTTAAAGATCTTAGCATGGTTTATGTGGTTTAGTCCTATTGCTGCTTATTCTGCTATGGCATATTTGATAGGTAAATTTGGTTTATCATCACTTATAGGTATGATTCAGCTGCTTGCTGTTATGGCTGTAGCTTGTCTTATATTTATATTTGTCGTGCTTGGTATCATATGTTACGTTGCTAAAGTTAATATATTTAAATTTATGCGTTTCATAGCAAAAGAAGTTCTGGTAGTATTTGCTACAAGCTCTAGCGAAACTGCTCTTGGGCCGCTAATGAAAAAGCTTGAAGCCGCTGGTATATCAAGAGGTTGCGTGGGGCTCATCATACCGACTGGATATTCGTTTAACTTAGATTGTACGAACATCTATCTTTCGATGAGTATCATATTCCTAGCTCAAGCTTTCAATATAGATCTTAGTTTCACTCATCTTCTTAGCATACTTATCATTTTAATGATAACTTCTAAAGGTGCAGTTGGTGTAACTGGTTCAGGATTTATCGTACTTGCTGGAACGCTTGGAGCATTACACGATGTTATACCAGTTGTAACAGTTGCAGTACTGCTTGGCGTGGATAAATTTATGAGTGAGATGAGAGCTGTGGGAAATCTTTGTGGAAACTCAGTTGCTTGCCTTATAGTGGCTATCTGGGATAAAAAGATAGATATGGAAAAATTCCGTTATGCTCTAGATCATCCAGATGAGTTTAGTTTTCACGCATAA
- a CDS encoding YebC/PmpR family DNA-binding regulatory protein (Pfam match to PF01709.16 Transcrip_reg), protein MGRAFEYRRASKEARWDKMSKLFPKLGKAITVAAKEGGIDPEMNPKLRTAIVTAKAQNMPKDNIDAAIKRANGKDSSDIKTIFYDGKAAHGVQIVVETATDNPTRTVANVKAIFSKNGGEMLPSGSLNFMFSRKAVFEVAKPSGDIEELELELIDAGLTDIEENDENLIIYGDYTSFGTLSEGIDKMGLEVKKGSLQFIPNSTVNLDEAALSELERLLDKLEDDDDVQAVYTNIE, encoded by the coding sequence ATGGGACGAGCATTTGAATATAGACGTGCTTCAAAAGAGGCTCGTTGGGATAAAATGAGTAAGCTTTTTCCAAAATTAGGAAAAGCTATAACAGTGGCTGCTAAAGAAGGCGGAATAGATCCTGAGATGAATCCAAAACTTCGAACCGCTATAGTGACTGCAAAAGCTCAAAATATGCCAAAGGACAACATAGACGCGGCCATAAAAAGAGCAAATGGTAAAGATAGTAGCGATATAAAAACTATATTTTATGACGGAAAAGCGGCACACGGCGTACAAATAGTCGTAGAAACGGCAACAGATAATCCAACTCGCACCGTAGCAAACGTCAAAGCGATATTTAGCAAAAACGGTGGAGAGATGTTGCCTAGTGGAAGTTTGAACTTTATGTTTTCTAGAAAAGCAGTCTTTGAAGTGGCAAAACCAAGCGGAGATATTGAAGAGCTGGAGCTTGAACTCATCGACGCAGGACTTACTGATATAGAAGAAAACGATGAAAATCTAATAATATATGGTGATTATACTAGTTTTGGTACGCTTAGCGAAGGTATAGATAAAATGGGGCTTGAAGTAAAAAAAGGTAGTTTGCAATTCATCCCAAACTCAACTGTAAATTTAGATGAAGCCGCACTTAGCGAACTTGAGAGGCTTCTTGATAAACTTGAAGACGATGATGACGTACAAGCCGTTTATACAAATATAGAGTAA
- a CDS encoding L-serine transporter (Pfam match to PF03222.9 Trp_Tyr_perm): MYKFDKFNKYDLRWTMSLFGTAVGAGILFLPIKAGVGGIWPVFVMAIFAFPMTFLSHRALARFCNASAKKQSDITDVCEEYFGFKWGYVITFLYFFAFFPACIMYGVGITNTVMSFMTYQLGFDELNRFLVCFIVITLMMFVMIFNEDLVIKVCEWLVYPLCALLLIFSLYLIPHWKFDVFSYVPSIESFGITIWFALPVLAFAFEHTPAISTFALSMERHYGDKHKDYKCNQILFYNAGLLLFFVMFFVISCVMSLDRNDFLLAAEQNIPIVSYFANKLNEPLISYFGPIIAILAIATSFFGHYFGAREGLNGLVHKTCVKFGKKEPNKKKIAKITAISFYIVMFVLSYLNPSILGIIDTLAGPVIAAVLFLLPMIGIYNVPALKKYRSKFADLFVVLFGSATILTVLFKIF, from the coding sequence TTGTACAAGTTTGATAAATTTAATAAATATGACCTTAGATGGACGATGTCGCTTTTTGGTACGGCGGTTGGAGCGGGAATTTTGTTTTTGCCTATAAAAGCTGGAGTGGGTGGGATTTGGCCTGTTTTTGTTATGGCTATTTTTGCTTTTCCGATGACTTTTTTAAGCCATAGAGCTTTAGCTAGATTTTGCAACGCTTCTGCTAAAAAACAGAGTGATATAACAGATGTTTGCGAAGAGTATTTTGGTTTTAAGTGGGGTTATGTTATCACTTTTTTGTACTTTTTTGCGTTTTTTCCAGCTTGTATAATGTATGGTGTAGGTATAACAAATACCGTTATGAGTTTTATGACTTATCAGCTTGGATTTGACGAGCTTAACCGTTTTTTGGTCTGTTTTATAGTTATAACTTTGATGATGTTTGTTATGATTTTTAATGAAGATCTAGTCATTAAAGTTTGTGAGTGGCTGGTTTATCCGCTTTGTGCTTTGCTCCTTATATTCTCTTTGTATCTTATTCCACACTGGAAATTTGACGTTTTTTCGTATGTGCCAAGTATAGAAAGCTTTGGTATAACTATATGGTTTGCGCTTCCAGTTTTAGCTTTTGCTTTTGAACATACGCCGGCTATCTCGACGTTTGCGCTTAGTATGGAGCGACATTATGGCGACAAACATAAAGATTATAAATGTAACCAAATTTTATTTTACAATGCTGGACTTTTGCTATTTTTCGTGATGTTTTTCGTGATTTCTTGCGTTATGAGTTTAGATAGAAATGATTTCTTGCTAGCTGCTGAGCAAAATATACCTATAGTAAGCTATTTTGCAAATAAATTAAATGAGCCACTTATCAGCTATTTTGGTCCTATTATCGCTATTTTGGCGATCGCTACGAGTTTTTTCGGGCATTATTTTGGTGCTAGAGAGGGATTAAACGGGCTTGTGCATAAGACTTGTGTTAAATTTGGTAAAAAAGAGCCAAATAAGAAAAAGATCGCTAAGATAACTGCTATATCCTTTTATATAGTTATGTTTGTTTTGTCGTATTTAAATCCTAGTATCTTAGGTATTATCGACACTTTAGCAGGTCCAGTGATCGCGGCGGTTCTGTTTTTACTACCGATGATCGGTATATATAACGTGCCTGCTCTTAAAAAATATAGAAGTAAATTTGCAGATCTGTTCGTGGTGCTGTTTGGAAGCGCGACGATACTGACTGTTTTGTTCAAAATATTTTAA
- the copA gene encoding copper-translocating P-type ATPase (Pfam matches to PF00122.16 E1-E2_ATPase, and to PF00702.22 Hydrolase, and to PF00403.22 HMA): protein MANSVKLNITGMTCVNCANAIEKSTKKLDGVISSKVSFAESSAIFEIDDNSRLETIKSKIKKLGYGIAANYDELEVAKQKEVLNLKNKLIIAAIFSTVTMALEMTGQDNFFKSLFLLLLTSIVIFYCGVSFYKHAISSLKNRNYDMNVLIFLGTLMAYLYSIVTFIAPEIIPQNMRYLYFSGASMIITFVLLGKFLEERSKIKAGNYLKALMDLSPKTALILTKDGSSVSIPTSELKIGDIVVVKNGYNIPCDGTIVSGGAEIDTGALTGESLPVYKSVGDSVNAGTLNTNGYINIKVTKRDSDSLLSQILDLLSNASSQKMPISRLADRVANIFVPSVISISIATFLIWTMLDTPTRGILAAISVLIISCPCALGLATPIAIISGISVGAKNGILIKNPEVMEVMKDIKYAVFDKTGTLTKGEISVVNTNLNNDDLKIAINAEALSEHPISKAIVRYAPDEIDKSLSFKFKNIPGMGIDANDGEILIGNIKLLNSFDIDISSEHLNEINNILDSGFGIVLVAINRQYKGYITLSDTIKDDAKQSIKEIKDLGIIPVMLTGDNEKTALVVAKELEIDKVIAGVLPDGKFEIINSLKKDGSKVIFIGDGINDAPPLKAADIGIAMSSGSDIAKDVGDIILIKNDLKSVLFSINLATNTMKVIKENLAWASIYNILCIPVAAGILYPFFGLLLTPMYAALAMSISSVSVVLNSLRLRIMKF from the coding sequence TTGGCAAATAGTGTTAAATTAAACATTACTGGAATGACGTGTGTAAATTGTGCTAACGCTATAGAAAAAAGTACAAAAAAATTAGATGGAGTTATAAGCTCTAAAGTCAGCTTCGCAGAATCTAGTGCAATATTTGAAATCGATGATAATAGCAGATTAGAGACTATAAAATCGAAAATTAAAAAGCTAGGATACGGAATCGCTGCAAATTATGACGAGCTTGAAGTTGCTAAGCAAAAAGAAGTTCTAAATTTAAAAAACAAGTTAATTATAGCTGCGATTTTTAGTACAGTTACTATGGCACTTGAAATGACAGGACAAGATAATTTCTTTAAATCTCTATTTTTGCTACTTTTGACAAGCATTGTTATATTTTACTGCGGAGTTAGCTTTTACAAACACGCGATCTCTTCATTGAAAAATAGAAACTATGATATGAATGTGCTTATATTTTTAGGTACTTTAATGGCTTATTTGTACTCTATTGTTACATTTATAGCACCAGAGATCATACCGCAAAATATGAGATATCTGTATTTTAGTGGAGCATCAATGATAATAACATTTGTGCTGCTCGGTAAATTTTTAGAAGAAAGATCAAAAATCAAAGCCGGAAATTATCTAAAAGCACTTATGGATCTTAGTCCAAAAACAGCTCTTATTCTTACAAAAGACGGAAGTAGCGTATCTATACCGACTAGTGAGCTAAAAATAGGAGATATAGTAGTCGTAAAAAACGGATACAATATACCTTGTGATGGAACCATAGTAAGCGGAGGCGCAGAGATCGACACAGGAGCACTAACAGGAGAGAGTTTGCCTGTTTATAAAAGTGTCGGAGATAGCGTAAATGCAGGTACTCTAAACACAAATGGCTATATAAATATCAAAGTAACAAAACGAGATAGCGACTCTTTATTATCACAAATTTTAGATCTATTATCAAATGCTAGTAGCCAAAAAATGCCTATATCAAGGCTCGCTGATAGAGTAGCAAATATATTTGTACCTTCAGTTATAAGCATAAGCATAGCAACTTTTTTGATATGGACGATGTTAGATACTCCTACTAGAGGAATTTTAGCAGCCATAAGCGTACTTATCATATCATGCCCATGCGCTCTTGGTTTAGCAACGCCTATAGCTATCATTTCAGGGATATCAGTAGGTGCAAAAAATGGAATTTTAATCAAAAATCCAGAAGTTATGGAAGTAATGAAAGATATAAAATACGCCGTATTTGATAAAACAGGCACTCTTACAAAAGGTGAAATTTCGGTAGTAAATACAAATTTAAATAATGATGATCTAAAAATAGCCATAAACGCCGAAGCTTTAAGCGAACATCCTATTTCAAAAGCTATAGTTAGATACGCTCCTGATGAGATAGATAAAAGCTTAAGTTTTAAATTTAAAAATATTCCTGGAATGGGAATAGACGCAAACGATGGGGAAATTTTAATAGGAAATATAAAGCTTTTAAACTCATTTGATATAGATATCAGCAGTGAGCATCTAAATGAGATTAACAATATTTTAGATAGTGGTTTTGGAATAGTATTAGTAGCGATAAACAGACAATACAAAGGCTATATAACTCTTAGCGATACCATAAAAGACGATGCAAAGCAGAGTATAAAAGAGATAAAAGATCTTGGTATAATCCCAGTTATGCTAACAGGAGACAATGAAAAAACAGCACTCGTCGTAGCAAAAGAGCTTGAGATAGACAAAGTCATAGCAGGAGTTTTGCCTGATGGTAAATTTGAGATTATAAACTCTTTAAAAAAAGATGGTTCAAAAGTCATTTTCATAGGAGATGGTATAAACGATGCGCCTCCTCTAAAAGCTGCGGATATCGGTATAGCTATGAGTAGTGGAAGCGATATAGCAAAAGACGTAGGCGATATCATACTTATAAAAAACGACCTAAAATCAGTTTTATTTTCTATAAATTTAGCTACAAATACAATGAAAGTAATAAAAGAAAATCTAGCGTGGGCGTCTATTTATAACATACTTTGTATCCCAGTAGCTGCCGGAATTTTATATCCATTTTTTGGACTACTTTTAACTCCTATGTATGCGGCGCTTGCTATGAGTATAAGCTCAGTTAGTGTAGTTTTAAACTCGCTTAGACTAAGAATTATGAAGTTCTAA